One window of the Etheostoma spectabile isolate EspeVRDwgs_2016 chromosome 16, UIUC_Espe_1.0, whole genome shotgun sequence genome contains the following:
- the cdk5rap2 gene encoding CDK5 regulatory subunit-associated protein 2 isoform X6: MRARLPLAHGLTRTHTHTHTHTHTHTXXXXTHTHTHTHTHTHTRSARVDVNEESFLSYLWIVLGAQWNWPACRLPDSIDVGEYSTDSMTALSFPDKMSPTKALTMKDYENQITALKKENFNLKLRIYFMEERMQQKCDDSTEDIFKTNIELKVELESMKRDLAEKQELLVSASKALESLAGRESGEPQRVREQAQREMDALRDAFNKRIADLEQCLQTAEKEIDKMAAIAEQEKLKNINMEKQFQALGPLSTFIPVPSPAQDLQQAMQEKDNIIEQLKITLKSQEAVIHRKKRADQETDVPSADRVKQFSDLIAKKDQELEALRDELHKQKDKTEPEHQSGDRQVEPCNKQLTEELTQAKSTNVNLTKTLEDTQKQNKTLLGKLEEKENELNSEKKNALKRDKTIQGLTQVLKEKEKEIAELCHEIEDRDDALAKAREAAHKAQLQKYQGVEEHQNLLMAKQTELAQLQGEHHAKVLEAQKLQRGLDRKEQELADMQQAKDQLEVELEDLQQQKKKGDKALNDLNNQLKKLGGEIRDRESALELQYQELLDQTTRKVQAHEVTIQRLTSNLADKEQQLQEYINMVRDFEQSKSPGGNDNVLSKLRQRLKEKEKALEQALDEKFAAIEEKDNEIHQLQLSLRERERDLDRLNNLLSYNKETIDSSDSLIKEKDVELQHLANTLKNLQRAKQDVEDNLNRSLREKDSIISQLQLSLEGKTKDMDVMSKSILSQSQTHARDLAEQMGQRLKVTEALLAEAVKARERLVADNESAVEGLLATISSKDQLIKESAEHYNRMLSERTQEIKELRKQLSDRQQQLATAETQGSTMAQEGYLETAELRALLAEKDGLINKLLQRGQERDPFLAEMRQKEEADQMFELRQTIQIMQEKMDEKEANLSRRNSEDHVENILLSKKTVVVLKKELAQKTEALNKALKRENELKITMAELQSLLSELEGRNEGQAANIESLTATLKTKDEIINVLHQRLGQRGDSRADHTQDQIIGSGMERPLPGLPQREKTMIGGDSQEEALPKLIALQQEHEALNKALRAEQQLYSSLVRTVKEQDSAQRLHALQLELTAVQLLRQQLEENIKTNEELRDDLEREIHRAKLREGMDLIDPKELESMRHQLEDAQRWNASLQARLGAIQNRGGGVGGTNDGGDTLSFIGDQTSYMSICVGDVQDDSLSLLSAQELRQKVLELQDCVSSLQTLNNELQNRLSLLEKSDHHAYNNKDQDVASSSPLKQQLEKTQEMQPVAHSSRTHHSSQDKESQTDVKLGQMVTGKLLGDMSMDSGLGQSREHARSGTLDAVEKDSRQRNTDVMTLKTLLSHCGTSSVSHLREELLRLRSENVKLRGLLKEQKSTEFKEKESTDTSGNSSDGQAELRRSVDTEAESKGHSKVLNPSKEQGEKNSNEVSDVDTPVTTELIVNTTEGMESPHTKGQLHSKSVKQHVTRHGAGVKSRLPVPVRLTVEASGSRQFVSSDNLKTDALQHLHLDGVNVSDQQLHADSNPLMSPQHSTSPSSTLRYSHCTGSPVGSDKGSKAGTTLDHTEADSALFTQLELLHQECQEKEILLKKLSEQLADWDELHAQLQEKDRLNCQYVEALQAAESTIAYLTACSLDSQGGFGSHTSPCTGSGAVGSDSALYSRCMELQKALQEKEELNNQLLELLNMAEKTITSTAGQEKIPEISDLCLKIEMALQQVNTSLNSQSPRSVFGGTEDSVQELKQHTDSLQEALWQQNGHNADAAVQHGYNSDQNGKCSRQIATQSLKEKESKEHQWGSGSSDNISFNPEMTKVLMNCLSAAESAVASLAAHCTNTSTLVSGRSLQTSPDLQMNLDKLQRALQEKKELGEPTELTTKSSSSRSTASPGTKGQLHQELHNNLCHLYKVFSDHYQRISELQASLQEERGRREENEVHRTVPDAKGLPPSVQFQLETLHKALREKKKSCKSLEEKLATALTSPETAQRALEQDDKGVQVDLQDLGYETSGKSENDREESSSTDLEVGVNPSCSASSLPSQHEQATFSSTENLDSTFSTPYPSSPALSSAKVSLKSLQVYDEYGVSKDPLLLQGQVRDLKVQLENQTKLISQMQSLLHRNSLSSDLVANTSDPSTVKSEDGTQREDLRQDRSYRSGQLGEKKEGENLAMKVKTSHLTTELERERTLNTSMSEQLQQTRSRSTSPARLDSLVQSQARELSQLRQQIKESRRLGTLHRQQLDDLNKAFKELLQAGKVDYYMGEAVKEQLDKSLSILDRLEGRLDKGEPCLDNEDMVALELSRRLAKELQEKNRLIQRLQSPCPQSQFRGQSPSSHNSSRSDLYHSDRNSSSCHSSPTTQSVNQAHSQRHHSDWTGVSVPPVGGAQEDSVSGYRDAASRLPALQRENWRLQDQLRGSEELNATLRSELDLHRSIMAQTSSHHQEQDQSHDQDGSGSQTQSDKQDGDICSQKNVVEQPCTMNSDLLAEHLQEIRSLRQRLEESIRTNDHLREQLEKRLAEVEKDPAATNIFIHGKEEQGQLANEVRYLWGQNQALKEQLSLGSRDKQKENEKLRETLARRTAKLEQSRRECEALRQENSRLQERLEHSSQENSQLQESLHYSKEELHRLQCDVKLQRQQLSDSQHLLQSLRVELQVYEKIKTEAHKPNAGSSEATQDPHSGSVHLGELLLEIRHLRLQLERSIQTNTALRHRLEEQLLRGPNRSETININYLLSSPDEGVTRSPGREGCDPLRHSFQSHNEHTGLLHDEKRNACSEVDGRSFSSSSGESVSGAPSRLVPGHRMWANRNGRHILGLIEDYNALRKQISEGRKLSRNMDTQLQESLHTVRQQGSNNKVIEQEHLKSLSGSMSTMQHVLEEAGRLLKLVWRVSLPVGNTAVDGGNNQQDELLKNEIARLKSRLSQQERMLTGAVKRLRTTNQLKEGMEKVIIDQLYLTHGVLKKARGNLETNYCTLFGPKGLSGGPDGGGPSQWPVGDTTNLQTEQICVPVSTRTAGRHSESSEDRHSDASLHSSY; encoded by the exons ATGAGAGCTAGGCTGCCACTGGCACATGGtcttacacgcacacacacacacacacacacacacacacacacacacacaNNNNNNNNNNacacacacacacacacacacacacacacacacacacacacacgctctgccAGAGTGGATGTAAATGAAGAGTCATTCTTGAGCTATTTATGGATTGTTCTTGGGGCTCAATGGAACTGGCCAGC CTGCAGACTGCCGGACTCCATAGATGTTGGAGAATATTCCACAGACAGCATGACAG cTCTATCCTTCCCTGACAAGATGTCCCCAACCAAAGCTCTCACCATGAAGGACTATGAGAAT CAAATCACAGCTCTGAAGAAAGAGAACTTTAACCTGAAGCTGCGCATTTACTTCATGGAGGAGCGCATGCAGCAGAAATGTGACGACTCCACTGAGGACATTTTCAAAACG AACATTGAGCTAAAAGTGGAGTTGGAGTCTATGAAGAGAGACCTGGCAGAGAAACAGGAGCTACTCGTTTCTGCATC GAAAGCGTTGGAGAGTCTGGCTGGTCGAGAATCAGGAGAACCCCAACGTGTGAGAGAGCAAGctcagagagagatggatgcgCTTCGGGACGCGTTCAACAAGAGGATAGCTGACCTAGAACAG TGTCTGCAAACAGCAGAGAAAGAGATTGACAAGATGGCAGCCATCGCTGAGCAGGAGAAGCTTAAGAATATTAACATGGAGAAGCAGTTCCAAGCCCTGGGTCCACTGAGCACCTTCATCCCTGTCCCCAGCCCAGCCCAAGACCTGCAGCAGGCCATGCAGGAGAAAGACAA TATTATTGAGCAGCTCAAGATCACTTTAAAGAGCCAGGAAGCTGTGATCCATCGGAAGAAACGTGCAGACCAAGAGACAGATGTACCATCAGCTGACCGTGTTAAACAATTTTCTGATCTCATCGCCAAGAAAGATCAGGAACTTGAG GCACTGAGGGACGAGCTGCATAAACAGAAGGACAAAACAGAACCAGAGCATCAG AGTGGGGATAGGCAAGTGGAGCCCTGCAATAAGCAGCTGACAGAAGAGCTCACCCAGGCAAAGAGCACCAATGTCAACCTGACTAAAACACTGGAGGATacccagaaacaaaacaag ACCTTGTTAGGGAagctggaggagaaggagaatgaACTCAACTCTGAGAAGAAAAATGCTCTAAAGCGAGACAAAACTATTCAGGGGCTTACCCAGgtcttaaaagaaaaagaaaaagag ATTGCAGAGCTGTGTCATGAGATTGAGGACAGGGATGACGCTTTGGCCAAGGCTAGAGAGGCAGCACATAAAGCCCAACTGCAGAAATACCAG GGAGTAGAGGAGCACCAAAATCTATTAATGGCAAAGCAAACAGAGCTCGCCCAACTTCAGGGGGAACACCATGCCAAGGTGCTTGAAGCCCAAAAGCTACAGCGCGGCCTGGACAGGAAGGAGCAAGAGCTGGCTGACATGCAGCAGGCGAAGGACCAGCTAGAAGTGGAACTGGAGGACCTGcaacagcagaagaagaagggagacAAGGCCCTAAAT GATCTGAACAATCAGCTCAAAAAGCTAGGTGGTGAAATCAGGGACAGGGAGAGTGCTTTGGAGCTGCAGTACCAGGAACTGCTGGATCAAACCACAAGAAAAGTGCAGGCCCATGAGGTCACCATCCAGCGGCTTACATCCAATTTGGCTGATAAAGAGCAGCAGCTACAG GAGTACATAAACATGGTCAGAGACTTTGAGCAAAGCAAGAGTCCAGGAGGAAACGATAATGTGCTTTCCAAGCTGCGGCAAAggctgaaagaaaaagagaaggctCTGGAG CAAGCGCTGGATGAGAAGTTTGCTGCCATTGAGGAAAAAGACAATGAGATAcaccagctgcagctgtctctaagggagagggagagagacctTGACAGGCTCAATAACTTGCTCTCTTACAACAAGGAAACCATAGAT AGTTCTGACAGTCTGATCAAGGAGAAGGATGTGGAGCTGCAGCATCTTGCAAACACGCTAAAGAACCTGCAGAGAGCCAAGCAAGATGTAGAAGATAACTTAAACAGGTCACTGAGGGAGAAGGACTCAATCATCAGCCAGCTACAGCTCTCCCTGGAGGGCAAGACAAAGGATATGGAT GTAATGTCCAAATCGATACTGAGCCAGTCGCAGACTCATGCACGTGACCTAGCTGAACAGATGGGCCAGAGGTTAAAGGTTACAGAGGCTTTGTTGGCTGAGGCAGTGAAGGCCAGGGAAAGGCTGGTTGCTGACAATGAGAGTGCTGTGGAAGGACTGTTGGCTACAATCAGCAGCAAGGACCAGCTAATCAAG GAGTCTGCAGAGCACTACAACCGCATGCTGTCTGAGCGCACTCAAGAGATTAAGGAACTGAGGAAGCAACTGTCtgacaggcagcagcagctTGCCACTGCTGAGACGCAAGGCTCTACAATGGCCCAGGAGGGTTATTTAGAGACTGCAGAGCTCAGAGCCCTGCTTGCTGAAAAAGACGGCCTCATCAAC AAGCTTCTGCAGCGTGGTCAGGAGAGGGACCCGTTTCTGGCAGAGATGAGGCAGAAAGAGGAGGCCGATCAAATGTTTGAGCTCAGACAAACTATCCAAATCATGCAGGAGAAGATGGATGAGAAGGAAG CTAACCTGTCCAGGAGGAACAGTGAGGATCATGTGGAGAACATTCTGCTCTCAAAGAAGACAGTCGTCGTCCTAAAGAAGGAGCTAGCACAGAAAACCGAGGCACTGAATAAAGCACTGAAGAGGGAGAATGAGTTAAAG ATTACTATGGCAGAGCTACAGTCATTGCTATCTGAGCTGGAGGGCCGCAATGAAGGTCAGGCTGCTAATATTGAGTCCCTGACTGCAACCCTGAAAACCAAGGATGAGATTATCAAT GTTCTCCACCAGCGCCTTGGTCAGAGAGGGGACAGTCGGGCTGATCATACCCAGGATCAAATCATTGGCTCTGGCATGGAGAGACCACTCCCAGGGCTCCCTCAGAGAGAGAAAACCATGATTGGTGGAGATAGCCAGGAAGAA GCTTTGCCCAAGCTTATAGCGTTACAACAGGAGCATGAGGCTCTGAACAAAGCACTGAGAGCAGAACAGCAGCTCTACTCCAGCCTGGTCAGGACTGTAAAGGAGCAAGACAG CGCCCAGCGTCTCCATGCTCTGCAGCTGGAGCTGACAGCAgtgcagctccttaggcagcaGCTAGAGGAGAACATCAAAACTAATGAGGAACTAAGGGATGACTTGGAGAGAGAGATTCACAGAGCCAAACTCAGAGAAG GTATGGACCTGATTGATCCTAAAGAACTGGAGAGCATGAGACATCAGCTTGAAGATGCACAGCGCTGGAATGCTTCTCTGCAGGCTCGTTTAGGAGCCATACAGAACCGTGGAGGAGGGGTTGGTGGTACCAATGATGGTG gtgACACTTTGAGTTTCATTGGCGATCAGACTTCCTACATGAGTATCTGTGTGGGAGATGTACAAGATGACAGCTTGTCTCTACTCTCTGCACAGGAGCTTCGGCAGAag GTGTTGGAGCTGCAGGATTGTGTCAGCAGCCTGCAGACTTTAAACAACGAGCTGCAGAACCGGCTGTCATTATTGGAGAAGTCAGACCATCATGCTTACAACAACAAAGACCAAGACGTGGCCAGCAGTAGCCCCTTAAAACAG CAGCTTGAGAAGACGCAGGAGATGCAGCCTGTGGCTCACAGTAGCAGGACGCATCATTCCAGTCAGGATAAAGAGAGTCAGACAGACGTCAAACTAGGACAG atgGTTACTGGAAAGCTGTTGGGTGATATGAGTATGGACAGTGGCCTTGGCCAGAGTAGAGAGCATGCTCGGTCTGGAACTTTGGACGCTGTAGAGAAAGATTCTAGGCAGAGGAACACCGATGTAATGACACTTAAAACCCTGCTGAGTCATTGTGGGACTTCATCAGTCTCGCACCTTAG AGAGGAGCTGCTCCGACTAAGATCAGAAAATGTAAAGCTGCGGGGTCTCTTGAAAGAACAAAAATCTACAGAgtttaaagagaaagagagcacaGACACCTCAGGGAACAGCAGTGATGGACAGGCTGAATTGAGAAGGAGTGTGGACACGGAGGCAGAGTCAAAAGGTCACTCTAAGGTCCTTAATCCGTCGAAGGAACAGGGAGAGAAGAACTCTAATGAGGTGTCCGATGTGGATACCCCTGTCACCACTGAGCTAATTGTCAATACCACAGAGGGGATGGAGAGTCCACATACTAAAGGCCAGTTACACAGCAAGAGTGTAAAGCAGCATGTCACAAGGCATGGG GCTGGTGTAAAATCTCGCCTCCCGGTCCCTGTGAGGCTGACAGTGGAGGCAAGTGGTAGCAGGCAATTTGTGAGCTCTGACAATCTCAAAACTGATGCACTTCAGCACCTTCATTTAGATGGTGTAAATGTGTCTGACCAGCAACTGCATGCAGACTCCAACCCTCTCATGTCACCCCAGCACAGCACTTCCCCTTCTTCCACGCTCAGATATTCACATTGTACCGGCAGTCCAGTAGGGTCGGATAAGGGCTCTAAAGCCGGAACAACATTGGATCACACAGAGGCCGACTCTGCTCTTTTCACTCAGCTGGAGCTTCTCCACCAGGAGTGTCAAGAGAAAGAGATCCTCCTCAAGAAGCTAAGTGAGCAGCTAGCTGATTGGGATGAGCTCCACGCTCAGCTCCAGGAAAAGGATCGGCTCAATTGCCAGTATGTGGAGGCCTTACAGGCTGCAGAATCCACCATCGCTTACCTGACAGCCTGCAGTCTAGACAGCCAAGGAGGATTTGGGTCGCATACCAGTCCGTGTACAGGTTCTGGTGCTGTCGGTTCAGATTCTGCCCTGTACAGCAGATGCATGGAGCTGCAAAAAGCCCTACAGGAGAAGGAGGAGCTCAACAACCAGCTTTTAGAGCTTCTGAACATGGCAGAAAAAACAATCACCTCCACTGCTGGCCAagaaaagattccagaaatcAGTGATTTATGTTTAAAGATAGAGATGGCCTTGCAGCAGGTGAACACATCTTTAAATAGCCAGAGCCCAAGAAGTGTTTTTGGAGGCACAGAGGACTCTGTGCAAGAGTTGAAGCAACACACAGACTCTTTGCAGGAGGCACTGTGGCAGCAGAATGGGCATAATGCAGATGCTGCTGTTCAACATGGCTACAACAGCGACCAGAATGGGAAATGTTCAAGGCAGATAGCAACACAATCACTAAAGGAAAAGGAGTCAAAGGAACATCAGTGGGGTTCGGGAAGTTCGGATAATATTAGTTTCAATCCAGAGATGACTAAAGTTTTAATGAACTGCCTTAGTGCAGCAGAGTCTGCCGTTGCCTCTCTGGCAGCACACTGTACAAATACCAGCACCTTGGTTTCTGGTAGATCATTACAGACCAGTCCTGACCTGCAGATGAACTTAGACAAACTTCAGAGAGCCCTGCAAGAGAAGAAAGAACTAGGTGAACCCACTGAGTTAACCACAAAATCTAGCAGCAGTCGGTCCACTGCTTCACCTGGAACAAAGGGACAGCTTCACCAAGAACTCCATAACAACCTCTGCCACCTCTACAAGGTCTTCAGTGATCACTATCAGAGAATCTCTGAACTGCAGGCTTCCCTACAAGAAGAGAGGGGCCGTAGAGAGGAGAATGAGGTCCACAGGACTGTTCCGGATGCCAAGGGATTACCACCGAGTGTTCAGTTCCAACTGGAGACTCTCCATAAGGCACtgagggagaagaagaaatcATGTAAAAGCCTGGAAGAGAAACTGGCCACTGCTCTTACTTCCCCTGAAACTGCACAGAGAG CTCTGGAGCAGGATGACAAAGGCGTGCAGGTGGATTTGCAGGACCTGGGTTACGAAACCAGTGGCAAGAGTGAGAACGATAGGGAAGAGAGCAGTAGCACAG ATCTCGAGGTTGGTGTGAACCCTAGTTGCAGCGCCTCTAGCCTGCCTTCCCAACACGAGCAGGCCACCTTTTCCTCCACTGAAAACCTGGACTCAACCTTCAGCACGCCATACCCTAGTTCCCCAGCTCTCAGCTCTGCCAAG GTCAGTCTGAAAAGCCTGCAGGTCTATGATGAGTACGGTGTTTCTAAAGACCCTCTGCTACTTCAGGGACAAGTCAGAGACCTTAAGGTCCAGCTGGAAAACCAGACCAAACTCATCTCCCAAATGCAAAGTCTTTTGCATAGGAACTCTCTCTCCAGTGACCTAGTTGCCAACACCTCTGATCCCTCAACAGTCAAGAGTGAAGACGGGACACAGCGAGAGGACCTAAGGCAAGATAGGAGCTACAGAAGTGGGCAGCTTGGGGAGAAAAAGGAGGGTGAAAACCTGGCGATGAAGGTTAAAACCAGCCATTTGACTACGGAactggaaagagagaggacacTGAACACAAGCATGAGTGAACAGCTGCAGCAGACCCGCAGCCGTTCTACATCACCTGCAAG ACTGGACTCCCTGGTGCAGTCGCAAGCCAGGGAGCTGTCACAACTAAGGCAGCAGATCAAGGAGAGCCGTAGGCTTGGAACCCTGCATCGTCAGCAGCTGGATGATCTGAACAAGGCCTTTAAGGAACTGCTACAGGCCGGGAAAGTCGACTACTACATGGGGGAGGCGGTCAAAGAGCAGCTGGACAAAAGCCTGAGCATTCTGGACAGGCTGGAGGGACGGCTAGACAAAG GAGAGCCTTGTCTGGATAATGAGGACATGGTGGCCCTGGAACTGTCTCGTAG ATTGGCAAAAGAACTGCAGGAGAAGAACCGTCTGATCCAGAGGCTGCAGAGCCCGTGCCCGCAGAGCCAGTTCAGAGGCCAAAGTCCCAGCAGCCACAACAGCTCTCGCTCTGATCTGTACCACTCGGACCGGAACTCCTCCTCCTGCCACAGCAGCCCAACCACACAAAGTGTTAATCAAGCCCACA GCCAGCGACACCACTCTGATTGGACAGGAGTATCTGTCCCTCCTGTAGGAGGAGCTCAGGAAGACAGTGTGTCTGGTTACAGGGATGCAGCCAGCAGACTGCCGGCCCTGCAGAGGGAGAACTGGCGACTACAGGATCAGCTGAGGGGCAGCGAGGAGCTCAACGCCACCCTGCGCAGTGAACTGGACCTTCATCGCTCAATTATGGCCCAGACCAGCTCCCACCATCAGGAACAGGATCAAAGCCATGACCAGGATGGTTCAGGGTCTCAGACGCAGTCTGATAAACAAGATGGAGACATTTGCTCACAAAAGAATGTTGTTGAACAGCCTTGCACAATGAATTCAG ACTTGCTGGCAGAACATCTGCAGGAGATCCGCAGTTTGCGACAGCGCCTGGAGGAGAGCATCCGCACAAATGACCATCTCAGGGAACAGCTGGAGAAGAGACTAGCGGAGGTGGAGAAAGATCCAG CAGCCACCAACATCTTTATCCATGGCAAAGAGGAGCAGGGTCAGCTGGCCAACGAGGTGCGATACCTCTGGGGACAAAACCAAGCCCTGAAGGAACAGCTCAGTCTGGGGTCTAGAG ACAAGCAGAAGGAGAACGAGAAACTACGGGAGACTCTGGCCAGGCGGACAGCCAAACTGGAGCAGAGCAGGAGGGAGTGTGAAGCTCTGAGGCAAGAAAACAGCCGACTGCAGGAGAGGCTGGAGCACAGCAGCCAAGAAAACTCCCAGCTGCAGGAGTCCCTGCACTACAGCAAGGAAGAGCtgcacag GTTGCAGTGTGATGTGAAGCTCCAGAGGCAGCAGCTTTCTGACTCGCAGCATCTTCTGCAGTCACTGCGGGTGGAGCTGCAAGTTTACGAAAAGATCAAGACTGAAGCTCACAAACCCAACG CAGGATCCAGTGAGGCTACCCAGGACCCTCACTCTGGCTCAGTCCACCTCGGCGAGCTGTTGTTGGAGATCAGACACCTGAGGCTGCAGCTGGAGAGGAGCATCCAGACCAACACCGCACTGCGACACCGGCTGGAGGAGCAGCTGCTCAGAGGACCCAACCGCTCTGAAACCATCAACATCAACTACCTGCTGTCCTCTCCAG ATGAAGGAGTTACCAGGTCACCAGGTCGTGAAGGCTGCGATCCTCTCCGTCACTCATTTCAGAGTCACAACGAACACACTGGTCTTCTCCATG